A genome region from Candidatus Eisenbacteria bacterium includes the following:
- the cphA gene encoding cyanophycin synthetase, whose amino-acid sequence MKLLDSSVYLGPSIYAHFPVIRLTLDLGALEQWPTRRLGPAFIDALLAALPGLREHGCSYGEPGGFVRRLTEDEGTWLGHVLEHVAIELQNEAGAKVTFGKTRDAGAPGTYDVVYQYEQAEVGLEAGQLAMRLLHSLVPAGLRPEGALPEGFAFPAARDEFIRFTQRRALGPSTAALVRAAEERDIPVIRLNNQSLVQFGHARYQRRIQATITSETRHIAVEIASDKEETNRILTTLGLPVPQQRLVYSEEEAATAAQKLGFPVVVKPYNGNHGRGVALDLRDGAHVRAAFHQAREISRAVIVESFVAGRDYRMLVVNGQLIAVAERVPGRVVGDGVHTVAQLVEITNQDPRRGIGHEKVLTRLELDAQAERCLADRGYTRDTVPPRDEAVPLRLTGNLSTGGTATDVTDIVHPDNVEMAVRTIRAIGLDVGGVDFISPDISQSYKDVGGAICEVNAAPGFRMHVAPSEGTPRDVAGPVMDMLFPPGTPARIPIATITGTNGKTTTARMVAHVLKLAGRTVGLTTTDGVYINGQLTVKGDMTGPLSARMVLRDPSVDVAVLESARGGILRRGLGYRKCTVGAVLNIQSDHLGLKGVDTLDQLAEVKRVVVEVAQETAVLNADDERCLRMADHTQAKHLCYVTQQIHYPLVKEHIRAGGRACALAEGINGHMITLFDRGLHLPVLWTHEIPSTLDGRARHNVQNAMFAAAIAYAMGVKVEDIRQGLRTFDTTFELAPGRTNVYDRHPFRVIMDYGHNAAAIRAMCDLTDRMEVRGRRLCVLAAPGDRRDEDIAEIGRMAAGHFDHYICRRDDGLRGRKPDEVPRLLRAALLEEGVPAQKIETIPDEQQAVLVGLRMARPGDLLLIFADELARTWGQVVHFHVADGSDGHGPPAAAATPAAVNLDLDEGMVIRDERGVRLARETETTD is encoded by the coding sequence ATGAAGCTCCTCGATTCGTCCGTCTACCTCGGGCCGAGCATCTACGCCCACTTCCCGGTCATCCGCCTGACGCTCGACCTGGGGGCGCTCGAGCAGTGGCCCACCCGGCGACTCGGACCGGCTTTCATTGACGCGCTGCTCGCGGCCCTGCCGGGGCTGCGCGAGCACGGCTGCTCGTACGGCGAGCCGGGCGGGTTCGTGCGGCGGCTGACCGAGGACGAGGGCACGTGGCTCGGGCACGTGCTCGAGCACGTCGCCATCGAGCTGCAGAACGAGGCCGGCGCGAAGGTCACCTTCGGCAAGACGCGCGACGCCGGCGCCCCGGGCACCTACGACGTGGTCTATCAGTACGAGCAGGCCGAGGTCGGGCTCGAGGCCGGCCAGCTCGCGATGCGGCTGCTCCACTCGCTGGTGCCGGCCGGGCTGCGGCCCGAAGGCGCGCTGCCGGAAGGCTTCGCGTTCCCGGCCGCCCGCGACGAGTTCATCCGCTTCACGCAGCGTCGCGCGCTCGGGCCGAGCACGGCGGCGCTCGTGCGCGCCGCCGAGGAGCGCGACATTCCGGTCATCCGGCTCAACAATCAGAGCCTGGTCCAGTTCGGCCACGCGCGCTACCAGCGCCGCATCCAGGCCACCATCACCAGCGAGACGCGCCACATCGCCGTGGAGATCGCCTCCGACAAGGAGGAGACGAACCGCATCCTCACCACGCTCGGTCTGCCGGTGCCGCAGCAGCGCCTCGTCTACAGCGAGGAGGAGGCGGCGACGGCGGCGCAGAAGCTGGGCTTCCCGGTGGTCGTGAAGCCCTACAACGGCAACCACGGCCGCGGCGTGGCGCTCGACCTGCGCGACGGCGCGCACGTGCGGGCGGCGTTCCATCAGGCGCGCGAGATCAGCCGCGCGGTGATCGTCGAGTCGTTCGTCGCCGGCCGCGACTACCGCATGCTGGTCGTGAACGGCCAGCTCATCGCCGTCGCCGAGCGCGTCCCGGGACGCGTGGTGGGCGACGGCGTTCACACGGTCGCGCAGCTGGTCGAGATCACGAACCAGGACCCGCGCCGCGGCATCGGCCACGAAAAGGTGCTGACCCGGCTCGAACTCGACGCGCAGGCCGAGCGCTGCCTCGCCGATCGCGGCTACACGCGCGACACCGTTCCGCCGCGCGACGAGGCGGTCCCGCTGCGGCTCACGGGCAACCTGTCCACGGGCGGCACCGCGACGGACGTGACCGACATCGTGCACCCCGACAACGTCGAGATGGCCGTGCGCACGATCCGGGCGATCGGGCTCGACGTCGGCGGAGTGGATTTCATCTCGCCCGACATCAGCCAGTCCTACAAGGACGTGGGCGGCGCGATCTGCGAGGTGAACGCGGCGCCGGGCTTCCGCATGCACGTCGCCCCCAGCGAGGGCACGCCGCGGGACGTCGCGGGGCCGGTGATGGACATGCTCTTTCCGCCCGGCACGCCGGCGCGCATTCCGATCGCCACCATCACCGGGACGAACGGCAAGACCACGACCGCGCGCATGGTCGCGCACGTCCTCAAGCTCGCCGGGCGCACGGTCGGCCTGACGACCACGGACGGCGTTTACATCAACGGCCAGCTCACCGTGAAGGGCGACATGACCGGGCCGCTGTCGGCGCGAATGGTGCTGCGCGATCCGAGCGTGGACGTCGCGGTGCTCGAGAGCGCGCGCGGGGGCATCCTGCGGCGCGGCCTGGGCTACCGGAAGTGCACGGTCGGCGCGGTGCTCAACATCCAGAGCGACCACCTGGGGCTCAAGGGCGTGGACACGCTCGACCAGCTCGCCGAGGTCAAGCGGGTCGTCGTCGAGGTCGCGCAGGAGACCGCGGTGCTGAACGCCGACGATGAGCGCTGCCTGCGCATGGCGGACCACACGCAGGCGAAGCACCTGTGCTACGTGACCCAGCAGATCCACTACCCGCTCGTGAAGGAGCACATCCGGGCGGGCGGCCGCGCGTGCGCGCTGGCGGAGGGCATCAACGGCCACATGATCACGCTGTTCGATCGCGGCCTGCATCTGCCGGTGCTGTGGACGCACGAGATCCCCTCGACGCTCGACGGGCGCGCGCGCCACAACGTGCAGAACGCGATGTTCGCGGCGGCGATCGCCTACGCGATGGGGGTCAAGGTCGAGGACATCCGCCAGGGCCTGCGCACCTTCGACACCACCTTCGAGCTGGCGCCCGGCCGCACGAACGTCTACGACCGGCATCCGTTCCGGGTCATCATGGACTACGGCCACAACGCCGCCGCGATCCGGGCCATGTGCGATCTCACGGATCGCATGGAGGTGCGGGGACGCCGCCTGTGCGTGCTCGCGGCCCCGGGCGACCGGCGCGACGAGGACATCGCCGAGATCGGCCGCATGGCCGCGGGCCACTTCGATCACTACATCTGCCGCCGCGACGACGGGCTGCGCGGCCGCAAGCCCGACGAGGTGCCGCGCCTGCTGCGCGCCGCGCTGCTCGAGGAGGGCGTGCCGGCGCAGAAGATCGAGACGATCCCCGACGAGCAGCAGGCGGTGCTCGTGGGCCTGCGCATGGCGCGGCCGGGCGACCTGCTGCTGATCTTCGCCGACGAGCTCGCCCGGACATGGGGACAGGTCGTCCACTTCCACGTCGCGGACGGGAGCGACGGCCACGGCCCGCCTGCGGCGGCGGCGACGCCGGCGGCGGTCAACCTCGATCTCGACGAGGGCATGGTGATCCGCGACGAGCGCGGCGTCCGCCTGGCGCGCGAGACCGAGACGACGGACTGA
- a CDS encoding DUF2306 domain-containing protein — protein sequence MGVARRPEWTIPAALILLSLVPAVAGTSRLVELAGGARITEANARFFAAPLPVVLHVLSVIPYSLLGAFQFAPGLRRRHRAWHRRAGAVLFALGLTAALSGLWMAHFYPWPAGDGVAVYVERLVFGVAMLASLVLAGIAIVRRDFEAHGAWMTRAYAIGLGAGTQVLTHLPWLLLAGKPGEDARGVLMGAGWVINVIVAEWIIHRRSRRSGRAGGLAGGRVERSG from the coding sequence CTGGGCGTCGCCCGCCGCCCCGAGTGGACCATTCCCGCGGCGCTGATCCTGCTGAGCCTGGTGCCCGCGGTCGCCGGAACCAGCCGGCTCGTCGAGCTGGCGGGCGGCGCGCGGATCACCGAGGCCAACGCGCGATTCTTCGCGGCTCCGCTGCCGGTCGTGCTGCACGTGCTCTCGGTGATTCCGTACAGCCTCCTGGGCGCGTTCCAGTTCGCGCCCGGGCTGAGGCGGCGCCATCGAGCCTGGCATCGCCGGGCCGGTGCGGTGCTCTTCGCTCTGGGCCTGACCGCCGCGCTTTCGGGGTTGTGGATGGCGCACTTCTACCCGTGGCCCGCTGGCGATGGCGTGGCCGTGTACGTCGAGCGGCTCGTGTTCGGCGTCGCGATGCTCGCGTCGCTGGTCCTTGCCGGGATCGCGATCGTGCGCCGCGATTTCGAGGCGCACGGCGCGTGGATGACGCGGGCGTACGCCATCGGCCTTGGCGCCGGCACGCAGGTTCTGACGCACCTGCCGTGGCTCCTGCTGGCGGGAAAGCCCGGCGAGGACGCGCGCGGCGTCCTGATGGGTGCCGGCTGGGTGATCAACGTGATCGTCGCCGAGTGGATCATTCACCGGCGTAGTCGCCGCTCAGGGCGGGCCGGCGGGCTCGCCGGAGGCAGGGTGGAACGATCGGGCTGA
- a CDS encoding MFS transporter, producing the protein MTTDSNRPSASAALAALALPTFMASLDTGIANAALPTLARAFSASFPAVQWIVLAYLLAITTTVAGAGRLGDRLGRRRMLIVGVALFTLASLACGLAPDLGWLLVARAGQGVAAAVMMALSLAFVGEIVPPERTGRAMGVLGTLSAIGTATGPSLGGLLIAGFGWRPIFLVNIPMGLLTLGLVLRQLPADRTRPARGGLDPLGTLLLAASLGAYALAMTRERGAIGVLALLLVALVGAAAFALVEKKAASPLVPLELARDRDRVTGLATSAVVSAVLMSTLVVGPFYLARALGLPPALVGVVLSVGPLVAAASGLPAGRLADLLGAARTTRIGLAGIALGAAALAVLPARLGVPGYLAPIALLTASYALFQTSNNSLVLSGVEKDRRGVVAGLLSLARNLGLITGASVMGSVFALGVGHEGVATAPPEAIAAGMRLTFATSAALVIAALVAATSFGPRLRSRHGRPAPALAPRPQAWGEGLAAREVRPARQIARSNREEG; encoded by the coding sequence ATGACGACCGATTCGAATCGCCCATCCGCTTCCGCCGCGCTCGCCGCCCTCGCGCTTCCCACGTTCATGGCGTCGCTCGACACCGGGATCGCGAACGCCGCGTTGCCGACCCTCGCCCGCGCGTTCTCGGCCTCCTTCCCCGCCGTCCAGTGGATCGTCCTCGCCTACCTGCTCGCGATCACGACCACGGTCGCCGGCGCCGGACGCCTGGGCGACCGGCTCGGCCGGCGGCGGATGCTGATCGTCGGCGTCGCGCTCTTCACGCTCGCCTCGCTCGCCTGCGGCCTTGCGCCCGATCTCGGCTGGCTGCTCGTCGCGCGCGCCGGACAGGGAGTCGCCGCCGCGGTCATGATGGCGCTGAGCCTGGCGTTCGTGGGGGAGATCGTTCCGCCGGAACGGACCGGCCGCGCCATGGGCGTGCTCGGGACCCTGTCCGCGATCGGCACCGCGACCGGCCCATCGCTGGGCGGGCTGCTCATCGCCGGCTTCGGATGGCGGCCGATCTTCCTCGTCAACATCCCCATGGGGTTGCTGACGCTCGGCCTCGTCCTGCGCCAACTGCCCGCCGATCGCACGCGGCCCGCGCGCGGCGGACTCGACCCGCTGGGCACGCTGCTGCTGGCCGCATCGCTCGGCGCCTACGCGCTCGCGATGACGCGGGAACGCGGAGCGATTGGCGTGCTGGCGCTGCTTCTCGTCGCGCTCGTCGGCGCCGCCGCGTTCGCGCTCGTGGAGAAGAAGGCCGCTTCGCCGCTCGTTCCACTCGAGCTGGCCCGTGACCGGGATCGCGTGACCGGACTGGCCACGAGCGCGGTCGTCTCGGCCGTACTTATGTCCACGCTCGTCGTGGGGCCTTTCTACCTCGCGCGAGCCCTCGGACTGCCGCCCGCGCTGGTCGGAGTCGTGCTCTCGGTCGGACCGCTGGTGGCGGCCGCGAGCGGGCTTCCCGCGGGCCGGCTCGCCGACCTTCTCGGGGCCGCGCGCACGACCCGCATCGGGCTCGCGGGCATCGCGCTCGGCGCGGCCGCGCTGGCCGTGCTGCCCGCGCGGCTCGGCGTTCCCGGCTATCTCGCGCCGATCGCGCTCCTCACGGCCAGCTATGCGCTCTTTCAGACGTCGAACAACTCGCTCGTGCTCTCGGGCGTCGAGAAGGACCGGCGGGGCGTCGTCGCGGGGCTGCTGAGCCTCGCCCGAAATCTCGGACTCATCACCGGAGCTTCCGTGATGGGCTCGGTGTTCGCCCTGGGCGTCGGTCACGAAGGCGTCGCCACGGCGCCCCCCGAGGCCATCGCCGCCGGGATGCGGCTGACGTTCGCGACGTCGGCGGCACTCGTCATCGCGGCTCTCGTGGCGGCGACCTCGTTCGGGCCGCGGCTGCGCTCACGCCACGGCCGCCCGGCACCCGCCCTCGCCCCCCGGCCTCAGGCCTGGGGCGAGGGGCTCGCGGCCCGGGAGGTCCGTCCAGCACGGCAAATCGCCCGCTCCAACCGGGAGGAAGGCTAG
- a CDS encoding Mur ligase translates to MRILDSRRLTGPSLLLDAPGAILEIALDGADPERAIREWRSRLAALLGALGWADAAVAARAHAGGLSLAFSAPADTLYAATEVNEAAWHAASRALGGPAPEEGDESPEEVLTRLRAAVETERKPWLLALGREAARRGITLLSDDKRVSVGLGRGSRAWPLEESEGLLDRIPWAEVSDVPAALVTGTNGKTTSVRLLGAIAGAAGLVAGVTSTDRVTVGDEVVATGDYSGPNGARTVLRDRRVQLALLEVARGGILRRGLALPHARAALVTNVANDHLGEYGIFDLDALADVKLVVAKAVARGGAVVLNADDPRLAERGRRLATPVIWFSLNDDHPLLREHLANRGRACLLAGERLVYAAGGERRTITTVAALPIALGGAARYNVANALGVIGVAAALGLPEAAIRAGLEGFGGDAGSNPGRANVWRLSGVTVIVDFAHNPHGLTALAQTAAALPATRRGLVIGQAGDRDDEAIRELARAAWAMGPQHVFLKEMESFLRGREPGAVTSVLEAELRRCGAPAAALSHWPGEIEAVRAALAWARAGDLLVLTTHAQRGEVIALMDRLAAAGWAPGREIPGPVVA, encoded by the coding sequence ATGCGCATCCTCGACTCCCGGCGCCTGACCGGTCCCAGCCTGCTCCTCGACGCGCCCGGCGCGATCCTCGAGATCGCGCTCGACGGCGCCGACCCCGAACGGGCGATCCGGGAATGGCGCTCCCGGCTCGCGGCGCTGCTCGGGGCGCTGGGATGGGCGGACGCCGCGGTCGCCGCTCGCGCGCACGCGGGCGGACTCAGCCTCGCGTTCTCCGCCCCGGCCGACACGCTCTACGCCGCGACCGAGGTGAACGAAGCCGCGTGGCACGCGGCTTCGCGCGCGCTCGGAGGACCGGCGCCGGAGGAAGGAGACGAGTCGCCGGAGGAGGTGCTCACGCGGCTGCGCGCGGCGGTCGAGACCGAACGGAAACCCTGGCTGCTGGCGCTCGGGCGCGAGGCCGCCCGGCGCGGGATCACGCTGCTCTCGGACGACAAGCGCGTCTCGGTCGGGCTGGGCCGCGGCTCGCGCGCCTGGCCGCTCGAGGAGTCGGAGGGACTGCTCGACCGCATCCCGTGGGCGGAGGTCTCGGACGTGCCGGCCGCGCTCGTGACCGGCACCAACGGCAAGACGACGAGCGTGCGGCTGCTGGGCGCGATCGCGGGCGCCGCGGGCCTCGTGGCCGGAGTGACGAGCACCGACCGGGTGACGGTGGGCGACGAGGTGGTCGCGACCGGCGATTATTCTGGGCCCAACGGCGCGCGCACCGTGCTGCGCGACCGCCGCGTGCAGCTCGCGCTGCTCGAGGTCGCCCGCGGCGGCATCCTGCGGCGCGGCCTGGCGCTGCCGCACGCGCGGGCGGCGCTGGTCACCAACGTGGCGAACGACCACCTGGGCGAGTACGGGATCTTCGACCTCGATGCGCTCGCGGACGTGAAACTGGTGGTCGCGAAGGCGGTCGCCCGCGGCGGCGCCGTGGTGCTCAACGCCGACGATCCGCGCCTGGCCGAGCGGGGCCGGCGCCTCGCCACGCCCGTGATCTGGTTCAGCCTGAACGACGACCACCCGCTGCTGCGCGAACACCTCGCGAACCGGGGCCGGGCGTGCCTGCTCGCGGGCGAGCGGCTGGTGTACGCGGCAGGCGGGGAGCGGCGCACGATCACCACCGTCGCCGCGCTGCCCATCGCGCTCGGCGGCGCGGCGCGCTACAACGTGGCCAACGCGCTCGGCGTGATCGGCGTGGCCGCGGCGCTCGGACTGCCCGAGGCCGCGATCCGGGCGGGGCTCGAGGGCTTCGGCGGCGATGCGGGCTCCAATCCCGGGCGCGCGAACGTCTGGAGGCTTTCGGGCGTCACGGTGATCGTGGACTTCGCGCACAACCCGCACGGCCTGACCGCGCTGGCGCAGACCGCGGCCGCGCTGCCGGCCACCCGGCGCGGACTGGTGATCGGGCAGGCGGGCGACCGGGACGACGAGGCGATCCGCGAACTCGCGCGCGCGGCGTGGGCGATGGGACCGCAGCACGTCTTCCTCAAGGAGATGGAGAGCTTCCTGCGCGGCCGCGAGCCCGGCGCGGTCACGAGCGTGCTGGAGGCCGAACTGCGGCGCTGCGGCGCGCCCGCGGCCGCCCTCTCGCACTGGCCCGGCGAGATCGAGGCGGTGCGCGCGGCGCTCGCCTGGGCGCGCGCGGGCGATCTGCTCGTGCTGACGACCCACGCGCAGCGCGGCGAGGTGATCGCGCTGATGGACCGGCTCGCCGCCGCCGGCTGGGCGCCCGGGCGCGAGATTCCCGGGCCCGTGGTCGCCTGA
- a CDS encoding cyanophycinase, whose amino-acid sequence MLGFLPRGRAAGGPPAQPDPPGRAGRSLAPAEHRARLPPFPDRQPRQGGRDVSPSRVPEGQQRGFIIPIGGAEDKLGDEAILKRFVRLCGRRDAHIAVLPTASELRSTGRRYEELFRELRAAKVWVLPFESRKQCEDPEELAVLEKANGVFLTGGSQLRLGTTLGGTPVAKSLRLMNARGVHVAGTSAGAAFLSEHMIAFGEEGATPRAGMVSLAPGLGLTNRVVVDQHFRQRDRLGRLLTALAYNPFAHGLGLDEDTAAFIGPDDTLEVVGSGAVTIVDPADMEYSSMDQAKQGDPVSMVGIKLHVLLSGARYDLHLRKATAIRSEVEEE is encoded by the coding sequence GGCGGACCACCCGCGCAGCCAGACCCGCCAGGACGTGCGGGGCGATCCCTCGCACCGGCGGAGCACCGTGCCCGACTTCCCCCGTTTCCCGACCGACAACCGCGTCAAGGAGGACGCGACGTGAGCCCTTCCCGCGTGCCCGAAGGCCAGCAGCGTGGCTTCATCATTCCGATCGGCGGCGCCGAGGACAAGCTCGGAGACGAGGCGATCCTCAAGCGCTTCGTCCGCCTCTGCGGCCGCCGCGACGCGCACATCGCCGTCCTGCCGACCGCCTCGGAGCTGCGCTCGACCGGCCGCCGCTACGAGGAGCTCTTCCGCGAGCTCAGGGCCGCGAAGGTCTGGGTGCTGCCGTTCGAGAGCCGCAAACAGTGCGAGGATCCCGAGGAGCTGGCCGTGCTCGAGAAGGCCAACGGCGTCTTCCTCACCGGCGGCAGCCAGCTCCGGCTCGGCACCACGCTCGGGGGCACGCCGGTGGCGAAGTCGCTGCGCCTGATGAACGCGCGCGGCGTGCACGTCGCGGGGACATCCGCCGGCGCCGCGTTCCTCTCCGAGCACATGATCGCCTTCGGCGAGGAAGGCGCGACGCCGCGCGCCGGCATGGTGTCGCTCGCGCCAGGGCTCGGGCTCACGAACCGGGTGGTGGTGGACCAGCACTTCCGCCAGCGCGATCGGCTGGGGCGGCTGCTCACGGCGCTGGCGTACAACCCGTTCGCTCACGGTCTGGGCCTCGACGAGGACACGGCGGCGTTCATCGGCCCGGACGACACGCTCGAGGTCGTGGGCAGCGGCGCGGTCACGATCGTGGACCCGGCCGACATGGAGTACTCCTCCATGGACCAGGCCAAGCAGGGCGATCCGGTCAGCATGGTCGGGATCAAGCTCCACGTGCTGCTGAGCGGTGCCCGGTACGACCTTCACCTGCGCAAGGCGACGGCCATTCGTTCCGAGGTCGAGGAGGAGTAA